Below is a genomic region from Hippea sp. KM1.
TACAAGGTTATTGAGGGGGATGGATGTATAGAAAGAGGCAAGGATTTACAAGGAAGGATCCAAGAGCCTATACAACAAGAAGCATCAATTAAACTCTGAGATTTTCTGCTTAAACTCCCTCAGCCACTCAAAGGCCCCTTTGGTATTTTTCCAGGCCTTCCATGCATCAAAAACATAAGCAACAGCCTCATCCTCATCGCCTATACCGATAAATTGAGGGGGCTCTTTTGGCAATTTTCTAATACCCAGCATATAATCTATCACAAACCTATTCCTATTGTGTGCATACAACAAGGCTTCATCGGCTATCGATATTCTGCCGAATTTTTTAAAATAGAAGAGAGCCCTATTGAAGTTGCAATTGGCGCAATCCTCATCTTCAAGATTTCTCATAAACAACTCAAACCTTATCAAATCGTTCTTCTCAAGCAACAAGGTTGATAATAAATATCGCACTCCCTGGTTATCCCCTGGGTTTAATTCCAACATTTCTTCATATATCTCTATCGCCTTATCAATATCACCCTTTGCATAAAAACATTCAGCAAGACCCGCCTTTGCCCTCATATAAGGCCGGGTCGACAAAATTCCCCAAAAATTACCCTTTTCTTTCTCGAAAATTTTTTCACCAAGCGTCTTTTTGCTCAATTCTATTGCCTTTTCGTATAGTTTCATAGCTTTATCAACATTCTTCTCTATGCTGGCTAAATAATTATATGCATCCGCATTATCTGGATCCAATTCTAAGGCTTGTTTTATTAGCTTTTTGGCTTTAGAGACAGGTTGCTCATAGGCCTCATAAACCAGATCCTGCGCACGCTCTTTTTTGTTAATACTTTCCGGCAAGTAATCATCAAGGCTTTTGCCCATCAAACTATCTAAAAAATCCTTAAGCTCATCAGCTGAGCTAAAATTTTGTTTTTCTATTAAATTTATTAACCTCGAAAATTCCCTTTCTGCGCTCATCTTGCTAAAGCTATTCTTTTTCTTACCTGCTTTTCTTTTCTTGCCCACAAGCCACCTCTTTGTTTTTATAATTACACAAAACACCTGCCCCAGATTATTATTTTAAACTTTTATCATATCCCTCAAAGTCGTGTCAACAATTCTATACAGACCGTTAGATAAAGAAACACAAAGCAATCAAAAACAGTATATGCCCAAACAACAAGACTCACAACGGCAGTGATTGCTTGGTGTATAGCCTAAGCTGCTTGACAAAACATTTCAAGAATCTCTTAAACCTATTCCTCTTGCAATAAGATGAAGCTTCGTATAAAAATTCAAAACCTGATTAAAACTGTGCAACTATCTGACTAAGGTGGCAAAAAAATTGAAACAAGAACGAAAAAAGATAGAATTATTTAAGAAACGGCTAAAAAGCCAATAAAGTGACAGAGAGGGTAAAAGCGCCAAACAAAATGGTATGGTGCGATCTTCATTATCTTGAGGTTGAGCTTATCCATTGGCAGGAGATGGAATAAATGAGTGTCTTTTGGAATATAGATAAGAATAGCAAGATAGATGAAGTTACTTTAATAGAGCACACGCTAAAATACGGCGATTTTGACGATATAGTGGATTTGTTTAAGAAAATTGACAAGAATAGAATAAAAGAAGTCTGGTTAAAAACAATGGCTACAGATAAGAGGTTTTTGAAGGTTAATCTGATGATAGCAAGGATCTTTTTCGATATGGATGTTGAAAAGGACTATTTTGAAGGCTTGAATAATGCAAGATTTGAAGTTAAAGTGTCTGTTAAATAGCGCAAGAGAGGTTTTGTTAAAACTCGTAGAGAGTGGCTATATGAGAAACTTTGTGTTGGTAGGCGGTAGTGCTTTGGCATTGTATCTTTGTCATAGATTCAGTGAGGATTTGGACTTTTTTACTTATGACGATGGCAACTTCCAAAGGGAAGAAATATTCGGAATAATCGACAAATTTGAAAGCAAAGAAATAGTGAACATCAGTGACGAACAGATTGATGCCATAATTGAAGGTGCGAAAGTTACCTTTTTTAATGCAAAATGGCGCTTCCTAAAACCAAAAAAGATAAAAAATTTCAATATTGCCACGTTAGAGCAAATTGCAATCATGAAGACAAATACACTTTTTTTGAGGGCAAAGTACAGGGACTATTATGATTTATATTTTTTGGCGCAACACCTCAGCTTGAGGCAAATTTTTGAGCTGTCAAAAGATATATTGAGTGGCATAAATCTAAAGCTTTTTATAACGGCTTTAACCTTTATCGATGATATAGAAGATGAAAAATTGGATTACTTGAAACCAGCAAAAAAGCTTTCACTGAAGGAAATTAGGGAGTTTTTTGAAGAGAAAATCAAGGAGGAATTTCTTGAATAAACAAGATGGGCTTTCTTTTTCTTGACTTTTCTCATTTTTACTTTTACATTTGAGCTTGCGTTTAAGTTTATGAATATGGGTTGATGGTTTAATTGTCAGATTCACAGAAATTTAAAAGATTGTCTTTTTAGTCGAGGACTATTAGGGTGAAAGAAAGTAGAATTTTGGATAATTTAAAGTTAGAAACATTAGAAGATTTGAGAAACTTTTTAAGGGACTTTTTTGGAAGCGAGAAAGTGGAAATTTATCTATTTGGTTCAAGGGCAAGAGGGAATAATACTTCATTTTCAGATGTTGATATAGGACTTCTGGCAAGTAAAGACATATCGGACAAAATGACCGTGTTAAGAGATGTTCTGGAAGAAAGCAATTTTCCCTATAAAGTCGATTTGGTGGATCTGTCTTCAAACAAAGAACTTTTAGAAATTGTCTTAAAAGAGGGCAAAAGGTGGCTTTAGAAAAGCTTGTAAAAGATTTTGAGAGGGCTTTGGAAAGGCTGAAAGAGGCTTACTTAAGAGCGAAAAATTCAGATAAAGACGATTACTATTTTTTTAGGGATAGCGCTGTTCAGAGGTTTGAATTTACTGTTGAGATTTTCTGGAAGTGCATCAAATCTTATTTAAGAGAGATTGAAGGAATTGAATGTAGAAGCCCTAAATCATGCATAAAGAACTTTTTCTCTGCAGGCTACTTGAACGAAGAGGGGACAATCCTTCTCCTTAAAATGATAGATGACAGAAATTTAACTTCTCATACACATAGAGAGGAAGTAGCTGAACTACTATTCTCAAAACTTGAGGGGTACATAGCTCAATTGGAAGAGGTGCTTTTGGGTTTGCAAAAATATATGAATTATAATGCCCCCGTAAACTTCATCAGATTTTTGAACACTTCTCTTCTCAAATCTGATAAGATTTGAGAAGTAATCAGATGTTCTTAAATCTGATTTAGTCTTAAAAGTTTGATTGATTTGAGGAGGTTGTTGTGTCAAAGAAACACAGAAAGTTTTCTTCTGAGTTTAAGGCCAAAGTGGTCTTAGAGTTGTTGGAAGGTGACAAGAGTGTAAGTGAGATTGCATCCAAATACGGCATATTACCTAAATCCATACATCAGTGGAAGAAGCAGTTTTTGGAGAATGCATCCTTAGCCTTTGAGAATGCTGTCCCGGCAAAGAAGTATAAGGAAGAGATAAGAGAGAAGGAATCCCAAATTGAGGCTCTATCCAAAGCATTGGGTCAGGCTACCATAGAAAGGGACTGGGTATTAAAAAAATTAAAGAGCTTGGGCTTGAAGACTAAGAAGAGCCTGGTGGAGCCCAAGCTCAAAAACCTTTCAATCACCAGGCAAACAGAGCTTTTAGGGATGAACAGGTCTACACTGTATTACAAGAACAAGCCAGAGATTTCAGAAGAAGACATAGAAATCATGAATGCCATTGATGAGATATACACAGAGTTTCCATACTACGGATACAGAAGGGATATACCACCAGTTGAGAAGAAAAGGCTTTGATAATGTGGGAAAGAGAAGAATAACAAGGTTCATGAAGATTATGGGCATAAGGGCTTTATATCCCAAAAGGAAGAGATTTAAAACAACAGAATTGGATAAGAACACAAAGGCCTATCCATATCTGCTAAACGACATAATACCCACAAAGCCCAATCAGGTATGGGTCTCAGATATCACATACATCAGGCTCTGTAAGGGCTTTGCCTATCTGTGCGTCATAATGGACCTAAAATCAAGGGCTGTATTATCACACAAACTATCACCAACAAATGGATGATGAACTTGTTGTAAGGACTATAGAATCTGCTATAGAAAAATACGGAAGACCCGATATCTTCAACTCTGACCAGGGGAGCCAATACACCTCAAACAGGACAATAGAGCTTCTAAAGAAACACAACATATCCATATCCATGGATGCCAAGGGCAGGTGTTTTGACAACATACACATGGAGAGGTTCTTCAGAAGCTTAAAACAGGAGAATATCTATCCAAGCTGCTATGAGAGATTCAAAGACGCAAAAAACTGGAATAGATGAATACATACACACCTACAATAGCAAGAGATTACACTCTGCTATTGGATATAAGACGCCTTTTGAGGTATATGGGTGTATGTCAGAAACAAAAGAAAACATAGTTGCTTGAAAAGGAGGTGAGTAGTCCTGTTAACTGAGGGTTAAGGAGAGAGAAGGAAAAGGGAAATGGGAAGAATTGACTTGACAAGTGGGGCAATATAACCTGCTACAATCCTGTATACACCAAGTTAGTGCATATGATACACTAACTTAAGGAGGTAGTTTTTATGAAACCAAGGAGAAGGTTTTCAAATGAATTCAAGTTGGATGCAGTCCTCCTTACTCTTCAAGGAGACAGGACTGTCAAAGAGGTATCAGAGGAGATGGATATCCCCTATGCTCTCCTTTGCAAATGGAGAACAAAATACAAAAAGTTGGGAGAGAAGGCCTTTGTTGGCAAAGGAAACATCTCAGAGGATAGAAAAGACATAAAGGCTTTAGAAAGAGAGTTGAGAATTGTGAGGCAGGAGAGAGACATATTAAAAAAAGCACTCGCCATCTTCTCAACTCATCAGAACAAAAATACAGATTTATAGAGATGTTCAGAAATGAATTTCCAGTTGAGAGGATGGCAAAAGTACTGGATATTACAAGGGATAGCTACTACAAATGGCTAAGAAGAAGACAAAGCAAAGAAAACAGGAAAATGAGTTTCTACTTTCGAGAATACGACACATATTCTATCTCCACAAGAAAAGGTACGGCTCAAGCAGAATCCATGCAGAACTTAAAAAAGAAAACATAACCTGCTCAAGAAGAAGAGTAGCGAAGCTAATGAAGTCAGCCAATCTTATCAGCATAAGATACAAAAGACACAGATACCCAGAAAATAAAAACAGTGAAAAAATAGATAAATATCCGCCAATCTGTTGAATCAGGACTTTACTGTTGACTCACCCAACAAGGTCTGGGTATCTGATATAACCTATATCCCAACCAAAAGAGGGTTGGCTCTATTTAACCACAATAATAGACCTGTTCAACAGAGAGGGTAGTGGGTGAGAGCAGGTCATACAACCTAAAAACGGAGAATACCGTCATAAAAGCCCTATATGAGGCAATGAGAAAGAGGAAACCAAAAGAAAAACTCATATTCCACTCAGACAAAGGCGTTCAATACCACTCCAAAGAATTCAGAAACATACTCAAAGCTTTCAATATCACACAAAGCACAAGCGGAAAGGGCAACTGCTATGATAATGCTGTCGCTGAGAGCTTCTTTAAAACCCTAAAGAGTGAGCTTCTATCAAATGGGGCTTTCAAAACAAAAAGAGAAGCTAAAATCAAGGTTTTTGAGTAT
It encodes:
- a CDS encoding DDE-type integrase/transposase/recombinase translates to MRRKGFDNVGKRRITRFMKIMGIRALYPKRKRFKTTELDKNTKAYPYLLNDIIPTKPNQVWVSDITYIRLCKGFAYLCVIMDLKSRAVLSHKLSPTNG
- a CDS encoding IS3 family transposase; translation: MGESRSYNLKTENTVIKALYEAMRKRKPKEKLIFHSDKGVQYHSKEFRNILKAFNITQSTSGKGNCYDNAVAESFFKTLKSELLSNGAFKTKREAKIKVFEYIELYYNKKRIHSSLNWCTPEEYLENYYRNTDKREEETQQVEQKEAV
- a CDS encoding nucleotidyltransferase domain-containing protein; this translates as MKESRILDNLKLETLEDLRNFLRDFFGSEKVEIYLFGSRARGNNTSFSDVDIGLLASKDISDKMTVLRDVLEESNFPYKVDLVDLSSNKELLEIVLKEGKRWL
- a CDS encoding transposase, whose translation is MKPRRRFSNEFKLDAVLLTLQGDRTVKEVSEEMDIPYALLCKWRTKYKKLGEKAFVGKGNISEDRKDIKALERELRIVRQERDILKKALAIFSTHQNKNTDL
- a CDS encoding integrase core domain-containing protein; the protein is MRDSKTQKTGIDEYIHTYNSKRLHSAIGYKTPFEVYGCMSETKENIVA
- a CDS encoding tetratricopeptide repeat protein encodes the protein MGKKRKAGKKKNSFSKMSAEREFSRLINLIEKQNFSSADELKDFLDSLMGKSLDDYLPESINKKERAQDLVYEAYEQPVSKAKKLIKQALELDPDNADAYNYLASIEKNVDKAMKLYEKAIELSKKTLGEKIFEKEKGNFWGILSTRPYMRAKAGLAECFYAKGDIDKAIEIYEEMLELNPGDNQGVRYLLSTLLLEKNDLIRFELFMRNLEDEDCANCNFNRALFYFKKFGRISIADEALLYAHNRNRFVIDYMLGIRKLPKEPPQFIGIGDEDEAVAYVFDAWKAWKNTKGAFEWLREFKQKISEFN
- a CDS encoding HI0074 family nucleotidyltransferase substrate-binding subunit codes for the protein MALEKLVKDFERALERLKEAYLRAKNSDKDDYYFFRDSAVQRFEFTVEIFWKCIKSYLREIEGIECRSPKSCIKNFFSAGYLNEEGTILLLKMIDDRNLTSHTHREEVAELLFSKLEGYIAQLEEVLLGLQKYMNYNAPVNFIRFLNTSLLKSDKI
- a CDS encoding transposase, with amino-acid sequence MSKKHRKFSSEFKAKVVLELLEGDKSVSEIASKYGILPKSIHQWKKQFLENASLAFENAVPAKKYKEEIREKESQIEALSKALGQATIERDWVLKKLKSLGLKTKKSLVEPKLKNLSITRQTELLGMNRSTLYYKNKPEISEEDIEIMNAIDEIYTEFPYYGYRRDIPPVEKKRL
- a CDS encoding nucleotidyl transferase AbiEii/AbiGii toxin family protein, with product MQDLKLKCLLNSAREVLLKLVESGYMRNFVLVGGSALALYLCHRFSEDLDFFTYDDGNFQREEIFGIIDKFESKEIVNISDEQIDAIIEGAKVTFFNAKWRFLKPKKIKNFNIATLEQIAIMKTNTLFLRAKYRDYYDLYFLAQHLSLRQIFELSKDILSGINLKLFITALTFIDDIEDEKLDYLKPAKKLSLKEIREFFEEKIKEEFLE
- a CDS encoding DDE-type integrase/transposase/recombinase, encoding MDDELVVRTIESAIEKYGRPDIFNSDQGSQYTSNRTIELLKKHNISISMDAKGRCFDNIHMERFFRSLKQENIYPSCYERFKDAKNWNR
- a CDS encoding IS3 family transposase; translation: MAKKKTKQRKQENEFLLSRIRHIFYLHKKRYGSSRIHAELKKENITCSRRRVAKLMKSANLISIRYKRHRYPENKNSEKIDKYPPIC